In Maridesulfovibrio sp., the following proteins share a genomic window:
- a CDS encoding PAS domain S-box protein, with product MITGEMGKNTKDLKDSEERYRRLSDATFESIFISDKGICLEQNLTAERMFGYSSEEAVGRLGTEWIIPEDRKTVINNILSNYEEPYEVTALRKDGTTFPCEIQGRTITENGRILRVTALRDISARKAAEKQLRDSERHHRLIFEHSPHGMLHFDKNGTIINCNKKFIELMGATKEELIGFNTGRQSNAKMKAALRHALAGETSEYEDFYTSITGNKTSYLRVVFNPVEKGKSPTEVIASLEDITERRKMEKALTKTEARFKIMAENTKDIIYRFSVQDKQFEYISPACLEITGFPPGNFYDNSQFFFDLIHPDWQKDMKRQWTGMAYGKMAPLVEYQIIDRYGQTKWLQQSNVPFYDDNGSPVTVEGIVRDVTELKEALEKVEEEREKAESASRAKSEFLANMSHEIRTPLNGIMGMLQLMDTERPVERQEKYINAAIQASRRLNNVLSDILDIARVEAGKLSLNHEEFCTAEAVKQVFELFEINSRHSGVNLELRLAPDLPRTLIGDASRMQQILTNIIGNALKFTNQGHVIVEVSLLPYSRPGEQSLLFSVEDTGIGIPENKIHTLFDSFTQASEGYTRQYQGAGLGLSICKRLCTLMRGNIAVDSTPGKTTTFFISIPFEIPEAEESPEEPKEPSPDMDSSLTTYRILVAEDEKVNRLYTKRFLRQLGFTVETVRNGHQALEKLLYEDFDLVLMDVQMPVMNGIEATKAIRMGEAGAHNKRIPIVAITAYAMQGDRDQFIEKGMDDYIAKPVEEEELKKVILKTLKVS from the coding sequence ATGATCACCGGGGAAATGGGAAAAAACACTAAAGATCTCAAAGACAGTGAAGAACGCTATCGCCGATTATCTGACGCTACATTCGAATCTATTTTCATTTCCGACAAAGGAATTTGCCTGGAGCAGAATCTCACCGCAGAACGCATGTTCGGATATTCCTCCGAGGAAGCCGTAGGCCGGCTCGGAACAGAATGGATCATCCCGGAAGACAGAAAAACTGTAATCAATAACATTTTATCAAATTATGAAGAACCATACGAAGTCACCGCTCTAAGAAAGGACGGGACAACGTTCCCATGCGAAATTCAGGGAAGAACCATAACCGAAAACGGAAGAATACTTCGTGTTACCGCGCTTAGGGACATCAGCGCCCGCAAGGCCGCCGAAAAACAGTTAAGGGACAGCGAACGCCACCACAGACTTATCTTCGAACACTCCCCCCACGGAATGCTTCATTTCGACAAAAACGGGACCATAATTAATTGCAATAAAAAGTTTATTGAACTTATGGGGGCCACCAAAGAAGAACTGATCGGATTTAACACAGGTCGTCAAAGCAACGCCAAAATGAAAGCGGCACTTCGCCACGCACTGGCGGGAGAAACTTCCGAATACGAAGATTTCTACACCTCTATAACCGGCAATAAAACCAGTTACCTCCGCGTGGTTTTTAACCCGGTGGAAAAGGGAAAATCCCCAACAGAAGTAATCGCATCCCTTGAGGACATTACAGAGCGCAGAAAAATGGAAAAAGCGCTGACCAAGACCGAAGCCCGCTTTAAAATCATGGCGGAAAATACAAAAGACATAATTTACCGCTTTTCAGTTCAGGATAAACAATTTGAATATATCAGCCCCGCTTGTCTGGAAATTACCGGATTTCCTCCTGGAAACTTCTATGATAACTCCCAATTCTTTTTTGACCTGATCCACCCCGACTGGCAAAAAGACATGAAGCGGCAATGGACGGGAATGGCTTACGGAAAAATGGCTCCTCTGGTAGAGTACCAGATCATTGACCGCTACGGTCAAACCAAATGGCTGCAACAGAGTAACGTTCCTTTCTATGATGACAACGGCAGTCCGGTAACAGTGGAAGGCATCGTCCGTGATGTTACTGAACTGAAAGAAGCCCTCGAAAAAGTTGAAGAGGAAAGGGAAAAGGCTGAATCAGCAAGCAGGGCCAAATCCGAATTTCTGGCAAATATGAGCCATGAAATCCGCACCCCGCTAAACGGCATCATGGGCATGCTGCAATTAATGGATACGGAAAGACCTGTTGAAAGACAGGAAAAATATATTAACGCGGCCATACAGGCTTCCCGCAGACTGAATAACGTTCTTTCAGATATTCTTGATATTGCCCGGGTCGAGGCAGGCAAGCTCAGCCTTAATCACGAAGAATTCTGCACGGCGGAAGCGGTAAAACAGGTCTTTGAACTTTTTGAAATAAATTCCCGGCACTCAGGAGTCAATCTCGAACTGAGGCTGGCTCCGGATCTTCCCCGAACTCTCATAGGAGATGCTTCCCGGATGCAACAGATCCTTACTAACATTATCGGGAACGCATTGAAATTCACCAACCAAGGACACGTTATCGTCGAAGTAAGCTTGCTGCCGTACTCCCGTCCCGGTGAACAGTCATTACTTTTTTCAGTTGAAGATACCGGAATAGGCATCCCGGAAAACAAAATTCACACTCTCTTCGACTCTTTTACACAAGCGAGCGAAGGATATACCCGCCAGTATCAAGGAGCCGGGCTGGGGCTTTCCATCTGTAAAAGACTATGTACCCTTATGCGCGGCAATATCGCCGTAGACAGCACCCCCGGAAAAACAACCACTTTTTTTATTTCAATACCTTTTGAAATTCCCGAGGCAGAAGAATCGCCGGAAGAACCGAAAGAACCATCGCCGGATATGGATTCTTCATTAACCACGTACCGCATACTTGTTGCCGAAGATGAAAAGGTTAACAGGCTTTACACCAAGCGATTTCTCAGACAACTCGGGTTCACAGTGGAAACCGTCAGGAACGGACATCAGGCGCTAGAGAAACTCTTATATGAAGACTTCGATCTGGTGCTTATGGATGTCCAGATGCCCGTGATGAATGGTATTGAAGCAACAAAAGCAATCAGGATGGGCGAAGCAGGGGCACACAATAAAAGAATTCCCATAGTAGCCATTACAGCATATGCCATGCAAGGTGACCGGGATCAGTTCATTGAAAAAGGTATGGACGACTATATCGCGAAACCTGTAGAGGAAGAGGAATTGAAAAAAGTAATCTTGAAGACTTTAAAAGTTTCCTAA
- a CDS encoding FAD-dependent oxidoreductase, with amino-acid sequence MPAYNQIIVGAGISGMTSALLLAKQGFKVALVEAFPLLGPTVRGFNKYGVHFETGIHLIGGMGDGDPLDTYFKHLGIAEKLRKIPFDRHGCDCFRFEKQGREICLPYGYERVRNSLHEAFPAEKQAIDKYLQRLQTIFDSSSFLNFNLDFNLDSLAHDETESLSDYLNSITADQNIKDLLSCHSLLYGTPPHEAMLSTHALVAGSYFRSSHTIEGGGKALADIYQKQLKEHGVDIYCSRKAVRITHDENKNFKSLLLDDGTELRGQICIWSAHPAAMIRCVEDGAFRPVFKRRINELQETVSALILFGIAEAPVKSLQGRSIYLWPESDYSQVLSGKTGMDDNAVFLSAGQTLGRKGEQSITAIMPCSIEKFSRWQDSGLNNRPQEYLDFKAEVMAEFEKQVFARCPELRNKVEFIDAATPLTLRDYCHSPYGSLYGAAHTVSQYNPLPATKIKGLLLAGQSIIAPGVMGAVVSAYLTCGFIYGHEKIHKELQCIYNA; translated from the coding sequence ATGCCTGCCTATAATCAGATAATTGTGGGAGCCGGAATCTCCGGTATGACCTCTGCTCTGCTGCTGGCAAAACAGGGATTCAAGGTCGCACTAGTTGAGGCATTTCCCCTGCTTGGACCGACAGTACGCGGCTTCAACAAGTACGGAGTGCATTTCGAAACCGGAATCCACCTCATTGGCGGGATGGGTGACGGCGACCCGCTGGATACTTATTTCAAACATTTGGGCATTGCCGAAAAGCTGCGCAAAATCCCCTTTGACCGCCATGGCTGCGATTGTTTCCGCTTTGAAAAACAGGGCAGGGAAATCTGTCTGCCCTACGGCTATGAACGAGTCCGCAATAGTTTGCACGAAGCCTTTCCTGCTGAAAAACAGGCCATTGATAAATACCTGCAACGGTTGCAAACCATTTTCGATTCTTCATCCTTTCTGAATTTCAATCTGGATTTCAATCTGGATTCACTGGCCCATGATGAGACGGAATCCTTAAGCGACTATCTGAATTCCATAACCGCAGATCAAAATATCAAGGACCTGCTCAGCTGCCATTCCCTGCTTTACGGAACCCCGCCGCATGAAGCCATGCTTTCCACCCATGCCCTTGTAGCCGGTTCATATTTCCGCTCTTCGCATACCATCGAAGGGGGCGGTAAGGCCTTGGCTGATATTTACCAGAAACAGCTCAAAGAACACGGTGTTGATATCTACTGCTCCAGAAAAGCGGTCCGCATAACGCACGACGAGAACAAAAATTTCAAAAGCCTGCTGCTGGATGATGGAACTGAATTGCGGGGTCAAATATGTATCTGGTCCGCGCACCCGGCAGCCATGATCCGCTGTGTAGAAGACGGGGCTTTCCGCCCGGTCTTCAAGCGCAGGATCAATGAATTGCAGGAAACAGTCTCCGCACTGATTCTTTTCGGCATTGCCGAAGCACCGGTCAAATCCTTGCAGGGCCGCAGCATCTACCTATGGCCTGAATCAGATTACAGCCAAGTTCTTTCAGGAAAAACCGGAATGGACGACAATGCTGTTTTCCTCTCCGCCGGACAAACCCTTGGCCGTAAAGGGGAACAAAGCATTACCGCCATAATGCCATGCAGCATCGAGAAATTCAGCAGATGGCAGGACTCCGGGCTAAATAACAGGCCGCAGGAGTACCTCGACTTCAAAGCTGAAGTCATGGCTGAATTTGAAAAACAGGTCTTTGCTCGATGCCCGGAACTGCGCAATAAAGTAGAATTTATCGATGCGGCAACCCCGCTGACCCTGCGCGACTACTGCCACTCTCCTTACGGAAGCCTTTACGGGGCTGCGCACACTGTTTCGCAATATAATCCGTTACCGGCAACCAAGATCAAAGGTCTGCTGCTGGCCGGACAATCCATCATCGCTCCGGGTGTCATGGGCGCGGTGGTTTCCGCATACCTGACCTGTGGTTTCATCTATGGACACGAAAAAATTCATAAGGAATTACAATGCATATACAACGCGTAG
- a CDS encoding diguanylate cyclase — MAIQTGNFDNLGNSYEEGSNAAVLSAIARSAEELTAGKGWPDGVNDLLKALGRATGVSRVWIFQTIEVTDTHITQNYTFEWASSPRYKQLGMPMFSMFTNKIEREGYRETIQSRLRGEWQKIVTDKLKPGWLRDNLEVQKIKSMLTIPVMVEDQWWGTLGFDDCSRAYDWSDVEIALLKTAGYLISNAVLRDRLSAKRRQFSILKQLTDSSVWEFDFKTWQIWCSPELLHSVPVPTDNMRFSLHKALRMIHPEDRLPMLKAARKYMTIEKEGVFRFDLRLFTDCGDMRWVELIGNMRSSENGNPEQLAGILIDIRKRKREEQRLREEAVTDPLTGVTNRRLFEHRLQEFIDYSFSARKTLSLLFFDIDYFKELNDTFGHPVGDKGLCHLTEICEAQLRSNDLLARIGGDEFALILPDTTQKTAAAIGERMLRKVESTPFEYDGIEHRLTISIGVAANVGDLTSPSRMIETADAALYEAKQHGRNRLAVFTECPL; from the coding sequence ATGGCTATTCAAACCGGAAATTTTGATAATTTAGGCAATTCTTATGAAGAGGGAAGCAATGCAGCAGTACTCTCGGCTATCGCCCGCAGTGCCGAGGAGCTCACGGCAGGTAAAGGCTGGCCAGACGGAGTCAATGACCTGCTGAAAGCCCTTGGCAGAGCCACCGGTGTCAGCCGCGTCTGGATTTTTCAAACAATCGAAGTGACCGATACCCATATCACCCAGAATTATACTTTCGAATGGGCATCCTCGCCGCGCTATAAACAACTTGGAATGCCCATGTTCAGTATGTTCACCAATAAAATTGAGCGTGAAGGATACCGGGAAACCATCCAGAGCAGACTGCGGGGAGAATGGCAAAAAATAGTCACGGACAAGCTCAAACCCGGCTGGCTGCGGGACAACCTTGAAGTCCAGAAAATTAAATCCATGCTGACCATCCCCGTAATGGTGGAAGACCAGTGGTGGGGAACTCTGGGATTTGATGATTGCAGCAGGGCTTATGACTGGTCTGATGTAGAGATCGCCCTGCTCAAGACTGCCGGATACCTGATTTCAAATGCCGTTCTCCGGGACAGACTGAGTGCAAAAAGACGCCAGTTCAGCATCCTCAAGCAGCTGACGGACAGCAGTGTATGGGAGTTTGATTTCAAAACATGGCAGATCTGGTGCTCCCCGGAACTGCTACATTCTGTTCCCGTCCCGACAGACAACATGCGATTCTCATTACATAAAGCCCTGCGCATGATCCATCCTGAAGATCGGCTCCCCATGCTGAAAGCGGCCAGAAAATACATGACTATTGAAAAGGAAGGTGTTTTCCGTTTTGATCTGCGCCTGTTCACTGACTGCGGCGACATGCGCTGGGTTGAACTGATCGGAAACATGCGCAGCAGTGAAAATGGAAACCCGGAACAGCTGGCCGGAATCCTGATCGATATCCGTAAACGCAAACGAGAAGAACAGCGACTGCGTGAAGAAGCGGTTACCGACCCGCTTACCGGAGTTACCAACCGCCGTCTGTTCGAACACCGCCTCCAGGAATTTATTGACTATTCATTTAGTGCGCGCAAAACCTTGTCCCTGCTCTTTTTCGACATCGACTACTTCAAGGAATTGAACGATACCTTCGGTCACCCTGTCGGCGACAAAGGACTATGCCACCTGACCGAGATATGCGAGGCCCAGCTGCGAAGCAACGATCTGCTGGCCCGAATCGGCGGTGATGAATTCGCATTGATCCTGCCTGACACTACCCAGAAAACAGCCGCCGCCATCGGCGAAAGAATGCTTCGAAAAGTGGAGTCCACCCCGTTTGAGTATGACGGAATTGAGCACCGCCTGACAATAAGCATAGGTGTTGCCGCAAATGTCGGAGACCTGACTTCTCCGTCCCGGATGATCGAAACTGCTGACGCCGCCCTTTATGAAGCAAAACAGCATGGTCGCAACAGACTGGCAGTATTCACCGAATGCCCTCTCTGA
- a CDS encoding efflux RND transporter periplasmic adaptor subunit: MTKKCILVAMLGAVIMFLLLWASGYFKSGIIENGRIVSSRGAEDPARTAQAEVVSVPVVYEAVGTVRPETEASIEAQVTGKVLKVMVRSGQKVAKGDPLIVMDSREFETRLESARQGLKSAQASERQAREAINAARADADTTTATWKRMKKLFANKVATKDELERVEGAYLKARAALAQAEDGLDAADARVRQARKGVEEAEIGLGYTTIKAPADGEVSKRMVEAGDLAFPGKSLLLIQTGGVLRLEALVREGVIGKVRIGQKLDVDIQALGERAEAVVEEVVPSADPLTRTFLVKAGLEPLPGLYPGMFGRLLIPVGEKEVVLVPARAVFRVGQLETVLTSINGKWEPIYVRSGAKHGQKLEILSGLGGNETVGFNPAAEGGL, encoded by the coding sequence ATGACTAAAAAATGTATTCTAGTAGCTATGCTCGGTGCTGTAATAATGTTTCTGCTGCTGTGGGCAAGCGGTTATTTCAAGTCTGGAATTATTGAAAATGGCAGGATTGTTTCTTCTCGCGGAGCAGAAGATCCTGCGCGGACAGCACAGGCTGAAGTTGTTTCCGTGCCGGTAGTTTATGAAGCGGTCGGGACTGTTCGTCCGGAGACGGAAGCATCCATTGAAGCACAGGTTACCGGAAAAGTGCTTAAAGTGATGGTCCGTTCCGGGCAGAAGGTTGCCAAAGGTGATCCCCTGATTGTGATGGACAGCCGTGAATTTGAAACCAGACTGGAGAGTGCCCGGCAGGGGTTGAAATCAGCACAGGCTTCCGAGCGGCAGGCGCGTGAGGCTATCAATGCAGCAAGGGCTGATGCCGATACAACAACAGCCACATGGAAGAGGATGAAAAAACTGTTTGCAAACAAGGTCGCCACTAAGGATGAGCTGGAACGTGTTGAGGGCGCATATCTCAAAGCCAGGGCAGCCCTGGCTCAGGCAGAGGACGGGCTGGACGCCGCTGACGCAAGGGTGCGTCAGGCCCGCAAGGGTGTTGAAGAAGCCGAAATCGGACTTGGGTATACAACTATCAAGGCTCCGGCTGATGGTGAGGTTTCCAAGCGTATGGTTGAAGCGGGGGACCTTGCTTTTCCCGGCAAGTCCCTTCTCCTGATTCAGACCGGTGGAGTGCTGCGTCTGGAAGCACTTGTCCGGGAAGGGGTCATCGGGAAGGTCCGCATCGGGCAGAAGCTGGATGTTGATATTCAGGCCCTCGGCGAACGGGCAGAAGCTGTGGTTGAGGAGGTTGTTCCTTCTGCCGACCCCCTGACCAGAACCTTTCTTGTCAAGGCTGGGTTGGAGCCGTTACCGGGACTTTACCCAGGAATGTTCGGCAGGTTGCTTATCCCGGTGGGAGAAAAAGAGGTGGTTCTTGTTCCGGCAAGGGCCGTTTTCCGCGTGGGACAGCTTGAAACAGTTCTGACCAGCATCAATGGTAAATGGGAACCGATTTATGTGCGCAGTGGAGCGAAGCATGGTCAAAAGCTTGAAATTCTTTCAGGACTTGGCGGCAATGAAACAGTGGGATTCAACCCTGCTGCGGAGGGTGGTCTGTAA
- a CDS encoding beta-ketoacyl-[acyl-carrier-protein] synthase family protein, which translates to MAITGIGAVSVLGSDHRSITDALKNGYSGIDVDAERLKLGFESPLTGVIKDFNPKEWLGRKQRKTMPDFAVQAYAAAKQALDQSGLCEEDLQNDDSGLIFGCDSSCIAALDQVEILKERGETSLIGSGAVFRSMTSCITMNLNTLFKTKGAAWTISSACSSGGHAVGQAMNLIASGQQDRIICGGAQELNWQSMCSFDGLGAFSNHTDNPAQASRPFDKDRDGLIPSGGAAAIMLERYELAKARGAEILGTISGYGFSSDGEHISVPGRDGLARAGAKALKQAGLIPADIDYICAHATSTPAGDGAEAANIKKLFGENRPRISSTKSMTGHELWMSGASQVVYTTLMNRHGFTAANINFNAGDEDSAGLNILTETDILPPQKALLNSAGFGGTNSCLVLEF; encoded by the coding sequence GTGGCAATTACCGGAATAGGAGCAGTCTCTGTTCTGGGGTCTGACCATCGGAGCATAACGGATGCCTTGAAAAACGGATATTCCGGAATTGATGTTGATGCAGAAAGGCTCAAGCTCGGCTTCGAAAGCCCGCTTACCGGCGTCATCAAAGACTTCAATCCAAAGGAATGGCTGGGCCGCAAGCAACGCAAAACCATGCCCGACTTTGCGGTTCAAGCATACGCTGCGGCTAAACAGGCCCTTGACCAATCAGGGCTTTGCGAAGAAGACCTGCAAAATGATGACAGCGGATTGATTTTCGGTTGTGATTCCAGCTGCATTGCCGCTCTTGATCAGGTTGAAATTCTCAAAGAGCGGGGCGAGACTTCACTAATTGGAAGCGGCGCTGTTTTCCGCTCCATGACTTCCTGCATTACCATGAACCTGAACACGCTTTTCAAAACAAAAGGCGCTGCTTGGACCATCAGCTCAGCCTGTTCAAGCGGTGGACATGCGGTAGGTCAGGCAATGAATCTAATTGCTTCAGGACAGCAGGACAGAATTATCTGCGGCGGGGCACAGGAGCTGAACTGGCAGTCCATGTGCAGCTTTGACGGACTGGGGGCTTTCTCCAACCACACCGATAATCCGGCACAGGCCAGCCGTCCTTTTGATAAGGATCGCGACGGTCTGATCCCAAGCGGCGGGGCCGCTGCTATCATGCTTGAACGCTATGAACTGGCCAAAGCACGCGGGGCCGAAATTCTCGGAACGATCAGCGGATACGGATTTTCTTCAGACGGCGAGCATATCTCAGTTCCCGGCAGAGACGGTCTGGCGAGGGCAGGTGCAAAAGCACTGAAACAAGCCGGATTGATCCCGGCGGATATCGATTATATCTGCGCCCACGCCACCTCCACCCCGGCCGGGGACGGAGCTGAAGCCGCAAATATCAAAAAACTTTTCGGTGAGAACCGTCCACGCATTTCATCCACCAAATCCATGACCGGACACGAACTGTGGATGTCCGGAGCCAGTCAGGTGGTATACACAACACTCATGAACCGCCACGGATTCACAGCAGCTAATATCAATTTCAATGCCGGGGATGAAGACAGTGCGGGTCTGAATATCCTCACTGAAACTGACATCCTTCCGCCGCAAAAAGCCCTGCTCAACTCTGCCGGATTCGGCGGAACCAACTCCTGCCTCGTCCTTGAATTCTAA
- the fabG gene encoding 3-oxoacyl-ACP reductase FabG: MSQIALVTGASKGIGAAIAIQLAEDGYDIWLNYRSDDTGAEKAAAAIREQGRQCTLLKFDVTDEDAVENTLSPLLEKEVPYIVVNNAGFARDSIMMMMSSDDWNKVLQVHLSGFFNVTKPVVSRMLRKRTGRIINIASTSGETGVAGQTNYSAAKAGLIGATRSLAMEVAKRNILVNAVTPGFIATDMVAELPLDQIKEHIPLKRLGTPQEVAGVVSFLCSDKATYITGQTIAVNGGIHT, translated from the coding sequence ATGTCACAAATAGCTCTAGTTACTGGTGCAAGCAAAGGAATCGGCGCGGCCATTGCTATTCAACTGGCCGAAGACGGCTACGATATATGGCTAAACTACCGCAGTGATGACACCGGGGCCGAAAAAGCTGCCGCTGCTATCCGCGAACAAGGACGCCAGTGCACACTGCTTAAATTCGATGTCACAGACGAAGACGCAGTAGAAAACACCCTTTCCCCACTGCTGGAGAAAGAAGTGCCCTACATTGTGGTCAATAATGCCGGATTTGCCCGGGATTCAATCATGATGATGATGTCTTCAGATGACTGGAACAAGGTTCTGCAAGTCCATCTTAGCGGTTTTTTCAATGTAACCAAACCAGTTGTCTCGCGCATGCTGCGTAAAAGAACCGGACGTATCATTAATATAGCCTCAACTTCTGGCGAAACAGGAGTTGCCGGACAGACAAATTATTCCGCGGCCAAAGCAGGTCTCATTGGAGCCACCCGCTCGCTTGCGATGGAAGTCGCCAAACGCAATATTCTGGTCAACGCAGTCACTCCCGGTTTTATTGCAACGGACATGGTTGCGGAACTCCCTCTGGACCAGATTAAAGAACATATTCCGCTGAAACGCTTAGGCACACCGCAAGAAGTAGCCGGGGTCGTCTCCTTTCTCTGTTCTGACAAGGCCACCTACATCACCGGACAAACTATCGCTGTTAACGGCGGCATCCATACTTAA